A genome region from Mesorhizobium sp. B2-1-8 includes the following:
- a CDS encoding arabinose ABC transporter substrate-binding protein has protein sequence MRLLKTALVAGALAMLSVTTIAAYAQDTKIGFIVKQPEEPWFQDEWKFADQAAKEKGFTLVKIGAEDGEKLMSAIDNLGAQGAQGFIVCTPDVKLGPGIVAKATANNLKLMTVDDRLVGADGKALEDVPHMGISATKIGEAVGKAIVDEMKARGWKADEVGAIRVSYDQLPTAVDRVEGAISVLKANGFKTENIFDAPQAKTDTEAALNAATVVLNAHADIKKWVSFGLNDEAVLGAVRAAESVGIPADGMIGVGIGGADSAINEFKKPAATGFVGTVIISPKRHGYETALNMYDWVANNKEPEKLILTSGALAKRDDYQKVRQGLGIE, from the coding sequence ATGCGACTTTTAAAGACCGCGCTCGTCGCGGGCGCGCTTGCCATGCTGTCCGTCACGACCATCGCTGCATATGCTCAGGACACCAAGATCGGTTTCATCGTCAAACAGCCCGAGGAGCCATGGTTCCAGGACGAATGGAAGTTCGCCGACCAGGCCGCCAAGGAAAAGGGGTTCACCCTTGTCAAAATCGGCGCCGAGGACGGTGAGAAGCTGATGTCGGCGATCGACAATCTCGGCGCTCAGGGCGCCCAGGGCTTCATTGTCTGCACGCCGGACGTGAAGCTCGGGCCTGGCATCGTCGCCAAGGCCACCGCCAACAATCTCAAGCTGATGACCGTCGACGACCGTCTGGTTGGTGCCGACGGCAAGGCGCTGGAAGACGTGCCGCATATGGGCATCTCGGCAACCAAGATCGGCGAGGCCGTCGGCAAGGCCATCGTCGACGAGATGAAGGCACGCGGCTGGAAGGCCGACGAGGTCGGCGCCATTCGCGTCTCCTATGACCAGCTGCCCACGGCCGTCGACCGTGTCGAAGGCGCCATCTCGGTGCTGAAGGCAAATGGCTTCAAGACCGAGAACATCTTCGACGCGCCGCAGGCCAAGACCGACACGGAAGCCGCACTCAATGCCGCGACAGTCGTGCTCAACGCCCATGCCGACATCAAGAAATGGGTTTCCTTCGGCCTCAATGACGAAGCCGTACTGGGTGCGGTGCGTGCCGCCGAAAGCGTCGGCATTCCGGCGGACGGCATGATCGGCGTCGGCATTGGTGGCGCGGATTCGGCGATCAACGAGTTCAAGAAGCCGGCTGCTACCGGCTTTGTCGGCACCGTGATCATCTCGCCGAAGCGCCATGGCTACGAGACGGCGCTCAACATGTATGACTGGGTTGCCAACAACAAGGAACCGGAGAAGCTGATCCTGACCTCCGGTGCGCTGGCCAAGCGTGACGACTATCAGAAGGTCCGCCAGGGCCTCGGCATCGAATAG
- a CDS encoding FadR/GntR family transcriptional regulator, with product MPDVTKAIASDIFSGRYPAGSSLPTENELGVEYGVSRTVIREALKVIAAKGLVLSRPRVGTVVCDEDDWNIIDPQVLAWHAPHALDDKLFDAILETRRAIEPLVAELAATRATLQEIADLEAAWQGMASAGEDLSAFSRSDIVFHQIVYAASHNPIFRQIGNLIDTGLKFSLEATATISLERRTEAVSAHQEVVEALRMRDAKAARDAANRILDLAARDLASAKKLKSN from the coding sequence ATGCCGGATGTGACGAAGGCGATCGCCTCGGACATCTTTTCCGGACGCTATCCGGCCGGATCCTCATTGCCGACCGAAAACGAACTTGGCGTCGAATATGGCGTCAGCCGCACTGTCATCCGCGAGGCCCTGAAGGTGATTGCCGCCAAGGGGCTGGTGCTGTCACGGCCGCGCGTCGGCACTGTCGTCTGCGACGAGGACGACTGGAACATCATCGATCCGCAGGTGCTGGCCTGGCATGCGCCGCATGCGCTGGACGACAAGCTCTTCGACGCCATCCTGGAGACGCGCAGGGCCATCGAACCTCTGGTCGCCGAGCTGGCCGCGACGCGCGCGACATTGCAGGAGATCGCCGATCTCGAGGCGGCTTGGCAAGGTATGGCAAGCGCAGGCGAGGATCTCTCAGCGTTCTCGCGCTCCGATATTGTCTTCCATCAGATCGTCTATGCCGCCAGCCACAACCCGATCTTTCGCCAGATTGGCAATCTGATCGACACAGGGCTGAAATTCTCACTGGAGGCAACGGCGACGATTTCGCTCGAGCGGCGCACCGAAGCGGTGTCGGCGCATCAAGAGGTGGTAGAAGCGCTGCGCATGCGCGACGCCAAGGCGGCGCGGGATGCAGCCAACCGGATCCTCGACCTTGCGGCGCGCGATCTCGCCAGCGCCAAGAAACTCAAGAGCAACTGA
- the dgoD gene encoding galactonate dehydratase, with protein MKITSLTTYLVPPRWLFLKIETDAGVTGWGEPVVEGRALTVEAAVKELGDYLIGKDPRLIEDHWTVMHRGGFYRGGPILMSAIAGIDQALWDIKGKALGVPVHELLGGKLRDTIKVYSWIGGDRPAEVAAGAREMVARGFLALKMNGTEELQIVDSHDKIDAAVERVAMVREAVGSGIGIAVDFHGRVHRPMARILVKELEPYRLMFIEEPVLSESREALKEIAALGSTPIALGERLYSRWDFKSVFEEAIVDIIQPDLSHAGGITECRKIAAMAEAYDVAVAPHCPLGPIALAACLQLDAVSYNCFIQEQSLGIHYNAANDLLDYAANKDVFRYEDGYVAIPDGPGLGVEIDEDYVKERAKEGHRWRNPIWRHRDGSFAEW; from the coding sequence ATGAAAATCACCTCGCTCACCACCTACCTCGTTCCGCCACGCTGGCTGTTTCTGAAGATCGAGACCGATGCAGGGGTTACCGGCTGGGGAGAGCCGGTGGTCGAAGGCAGGGCGCTGACCGTCGAGGCGGCGGTCAAGGAGCTTGGTGATTATCTCATCGGCAAAGACCCGCGCCTGATCGAGGATCACTGGACGGTGATGCATCGCGGCGGCTTCTACCGCGGCGGGCCGATCCTGATGAGCGCCATTGCCGGCATCGACCAGGCGCTGTGGGACATCAAGGGCAAGGCGCTCGGCGTGCCCGTGCATGAACTGCTCGGCGGCAAGTTGCGTGACACCATCAAGGTTTATTCCTGGATCGGCGGCGACCGGCCGGCCGAGGTTGCCGCCGGCGCCAGGGAAATGGTGGCGCGCGGCTTCCTGGCACTCAAAATGAACGGCACCGAGGAACTGCAGATCGTCGACAGCCACGACAAGATCGACGCGGCAGTGGAGCGCGTCGCCATGGTTCGTGAAGCCGTCGGATCCGGCATTGGCATTGCCGTCGATTTCCACGGCCGCGTGCATCGGCCGATGGCGCGCATCCTGGTCAAGGAGCTTGAGCCCTACAGGCTGATGTTCATCGAGGAGCCGGTGCTCAGCGAAAGCCGCGAGGCGCTGAAGGAGATCGCCGCCCTTGGCTCGACGCCGATCGCGCTCGGCGAGCGCCTCTACAGCCGCTGGGACTTCAAGTCCGTGTTCGAGGAAGCCATAGTCGACATCATCCAGCCCGACTTGTCGCATGCCGGCGGCATCACCGAATGCCGCAAGATCGCGGCCATGGCGGAGGCCTATGACGTGGCGGTGGCACCGCACTGCCCGCTCGGTCCGATCGCGCTGGCCGCATGCCTGCAACTTGATGCGGTCAGCTACAACTGCTTCATCCAGGAGCAAAGCCTCGGTATCCACTACAACGCCGCCAATGACCTGCTCGACTACGCCGCCAACAAGGATGTCTTCCGCTACGAGGATGGCTATGTCGCCATTCCCGATGGCCCGGGCCTCGGTGTCGAGATCGACGAGGACTACGTCAAGGAGCGCGCCAAGGAAGGACATCGCTGGCGTAACCCGATCTGGCGCCACAGGGACGGCTCCTTCGCCGAGTGGTGA
- a CDS encoding tripartite tricarboxylate transporter permease gives MNLDYLWHGFTVALTGQNLLVGLIGCFIGTLVGALPAIGPINGIALLLPIAYTMGLPAESTMILLSAIYCGAEYGGRISSILLNVPGDAGAVMTALDGYPMARQGRAGEALTLSGISSFVGGIFGSIGLARFAPVLARLAIGFGPAEYFVLMVFAFATLGSMVGSQPVKTLIGCTLGLMLATVGLDATSGAYRFTFNQPELGDGIEFVVLVIGLFSISEALVILEHQGRGFTVIRELGRMTVRAADVARCTGTMLRSSVIGFVVGVLPGTGASVSSAIAYTTEKRLSDTEDTFGKGDVRGLAAPEAANNATACGAFVPMLTLGIPGSGTTAVMLGALMLYNIQPGPMLLTERPEIVGGLVASLFIGNFLLLLLNLPLVNIFARVLTVPNWLLVPGILVLSIVGVYSTHASVFAIFLMLGIGMVGWLLRKAGFDMAPIILGFVLGHVMEINLRNALAISGGELSILFSSTICIVLWVMAAAVAVLPTMLSWRSRRLKMARATRMPAIDGAPRLD, from the coding sequence TACCGTCGCCCTGACCGGTCAGAACCTTCTCGTCGGCCTGATCGGCTGTTTCATCGGCACACTTGTCGGTGCGCTTCCCGCCATCGGCCCTATCAACGGCATCGCCCTGTTGCTGCCGATCGCCTACACGATGGGCCTTCCCGCTGAAAGCACGATGATCCTTTTGTCGGCCATCTATTGCGGCGCCGAATATGGCGGTCGCATTTCGTCGATCCTGCTCAATGTGCCAGGCGATGCCGGCGCCGTGATGACGGCGCTCGACGGCTATCCGATGGCGCGGCAGGGACGGGCCGGCGAGGCTTTGACGCTGTCCGGCATCTCGTCCTTCGTCGGCGGCATTTTCGGCTCCATCGGCCTTGCGCGGTTCGCGCCGGTTCTCGCCCGCCTGGCGATCGGCTTCGGCCCGGCCGAATATTTCGTGCTGATGGTCTTTGCTTTTGCCACCCTCGGCTCGATGGTCGGCAGCCAGCCGGTCAAGACGCTGATCGGCTGCACGCTCGGCCTGATGCTCGCCACCGTCGGCCTCGACGCCACGTCGGGCGCCTACCGCTTCACTTTCAATCAACCCGAACTCGGCGACGGCATCGAATTCGTGGTGCTGGTGATCGGCCTGTTTTCGATCTCGGAAGCGCTGGTCATCCTCGAGCACCAGGGCCGCGGCTTCACCGTGATCCGCGAACTCGGACGCATGACGGTGCGCGCTGCCGATGTCGCGAGATGCACGGGCACCATGCTGCGCAGCTCGGTCATCGGCTTCGTCGTCGGCGTGCTGCCCGGCACCGGTGCTTCCGTTTCCAGCGCCATCGCCTACACCACCGAGAAGCGCCTGTCGGACACAGAGGACACCTTCGGCAAGGGTGACGTGCGTGGGTTGGCGGCGCCGGAAGCGGCCAACAACGCCACCGCCTGCGGCGCCTTCGTGCCGATGCTGACCCTCGGGATTCCAGGCTCCGGCACCACTGCCGTCATGCTTGGCGCCTTGATGCTCTACAACATCCAGCCGGGGCCGATGCTGCTTACAGAGCGGCCGGAGATCGTCGGTGGCCTGGTCGCTTCGCTGTTCATAGGCAACTTTCTGCTGCTGCTGCTCAATCTTCCGCTGGTCAATATCTTCGCCCGCGTGCTGACCGTTCCGAACTGGCTTCTGGTTCCCGGCATTCTGGTCCTGTCGATCGTCGGCGTCTATTCGACCCACGCCTCCGTCTTCGCGATCTTCCTGATGCTCGGCATCGGCATGGTCGGCTGGCTGCTGCGTAAGGCGGGCTTCGACATGGCACCGATCATCCTCGGCTTCGTGCTCGGCCATGTCATGGAAATCAATCTGCGCAACGCGCTTGCGATCAGCGGCGGCGAGCTGTCGATCCTCTTCTCCAGCACCATCTGCATCGTATTGTGGGTCATGGCGGCAGCGGTGGCGGTCCTGCCGACGATGCTGTCCTGGCGTTCGCGGCGATTGAAGATGGCCCGCGCCACTCGGATGCCGGCAATCGACGGCGCCCCCCGACTCGATTGA